Below is a window of Aeromonas veronii DNA.
ATCGGCGCGCTGGTGGCGGCCACCCTGTTCGAACTGGCCAAGCGCGGCTTTGCCATCTACATCACCAACTTCCCCTCCTATCAGGCTATCTATGGCGCGCTGGCGACTATTCCAATCCTGTTTGTCTGGGTTTACCTCAGCTGGCTGGTGGTATTGCTTGGCGCGGAAACCACGGCCTGCCTGGGTGAGTACGAGAAGCCGGCCAGCGAAGAGCTCGGCTAAGCCATCGCCTTGGCCACCGGTTTATTGGTAGCATCGACGACCGCCCCTGTGAGGGGGCGGTCGTTCTGTTTTCAAAGGAGAGGGATGTGATTGCATTGATTCAGCGGGTCTCCGAGGCCAGCGTGACTGTCGAGGGAGAGGTGACCGGCGCCATCGGTCAGGGGCTGCTGGTACTGCTCGGGGTAGAGCAGGGGGATGATGAGGCCAAGGCCGACAAGTTGCTGCATCGGGTCAGTGGTTATCGCATCTTTCCGGATCAAGAGGGTAAGATGAACCTCAATGTCAGCCAGATCGGCGGCAGTCTGCTGGTGGTCTCCCAATTCACGCTGGCGGCCGACACCAAGCGAGGGATGCGTCCCAGCTTCTCCTGCGGCGCTCACCCGAGCGAGGCCGAGCGGCTCTATGACTACTTCGTGGCCAAGGCTTCAGCCAGCGGCATCCCGACCGAAACCGGCCGTTTTGCCGCCGACATGAAGGTGGCGCTGGTCAACGAGGGGCCGACGACCTTCTGGCTACAGGTCTGAGGATGTTTCGTCCCGCGGCCTGACGTGGACGATTACATTGATGAACCCTGTGACCGGATAAGGGGTGGCGGGGCCAATCCACTGTTCTATCAGTGTCAGGGCGTGGGTTAGCTCCAGTTCGGTGCGCGGCAGCAGGTTGATGACCAGAGTGCCGCAGAGGCGGGGAGCCAGCGCCCGGTAGAGCCGCTCCTGAAACAGCAGCAGCGGGTTGCCATCCTGACTGAAGAGATCGAGCAGGATGAGATCGTACTGCTGTTCACTCTGTTCGAGAAAGGCGAGGGCATCGGCCTGATGGAGTGCGGGAACCACACGCCCATCGTGCGCCTGATGCTGGAAAAACTGCTGATAAACGGTCAGCACCTCTTCGTCGAGGTCGACGCATTCATGGCGGGCCGAGGGCCAGCGCTGGCAGAGATGACGGGTGAGATCGCCACCACCCAGCCCCAGTTCGAGGATCTGCCCGGCCTGTTCCGGCAGCAGGCAGGCGATGACCCGCTGATGGGGTAGGCAGAGGGCGGCGGGGTCGGCGAGCGACATGGCAGATTGCACCACGCCGTCTATCTCCAGCCAGCGATGCTGGTCATTTTCCTGTACCGTGAGGCGGCGCTGGGGTTTGACGCTGAGGTGCAACAAGTGATCGGCTTGGTACGCTTGCAGATTGAAGTCCATGAATTTGCACGGCAAGATGGTTTCCGGCCAGTGTAACTCAAGGATCGATCTATGTACCGGGTGGTCACCCCCCAAACGGCAGCCGAGCCGGGTACTTACTGCAAGCTGCGCTGGAAACGTCTGTGCAAGCCCTTCCATCTGCCCGTCGGCGCAAACTCAAGGATGAAACTATGTCTCGGGTGGTCACCCCCAAACGGCAGCCGAGCCGGGTACTTACTGCAAGCTGCGCTGGAAACGTCTGTGCAAGCCCTTCCATCTGCCA
It encodes the following:
- a CDS encoding methyltransferase domain-containing protein, which translates into the protein MDFNLQAYQADHLLHLSVKPQRRLTVQENDQHRWLEIDGVVQSAMSLADPAALCLPHQRVIACLLPEQAGQILELGLGGGDLTRHLCQRWPSARHECVDLDEEVLTVYQQFFQHQAHDGRVVPALHQADALAFLEQSEQQYDLILLDLFSQDGNPLLLFQERLYRALAPRLCGTLVINLLPRTELELTHALTLIEQWIGPATPYPVTGFINVIVHVRPRDETSSDL
- the dtd gene encoding D-aminoacyl-tRNA deacylase, with product MIALIQRVSEASVTVEGEVTGAIGQGLLVLLGVEQGDDEAKADKLLHRVSGYRIFPDQEGKMNLNVSQIGGSLLVVSQFTLAADTKRGMRPSFSCGAHPSEAERLYDYFVAKASASGIPTETGRFAADMKVALVNEGPTTFWLQV